The nucleotide window CTGCTCCGGCGCATGGCATCGGTAGCCGATATATGGGGATCATCAGCCATGATGAAATAGGTCATGGAATAACTGATGGCGGCGATGATGCCAGGCACGATCAGCAGCAAAGACCACAGCAGCACATAGATCAGGATCAGCAGGTAGGCAGTCAGGGCGCGGCCAAAAATCGTTGAATCCGGAAAACATCTCCTCCAGTTGGAAATCCTGCCCGCGGTTGATTTTAAGAAACAGCGCGCTGACGCCCAGGGTGAGGGGGCCGCCAACGATCAGGTTCTCACCCGACACAGAATTGAGCAACCAGTAAAGAAGCCAAACCAAAGCCAACATCCACCATTTGCCCGAAAGCAGACGTCGCGCTTCAGAGCGAATCTGGAAATTGTCCATTTTTACCTCGCTTTTTTGAGTTTTTCCATTTTCACTCTCATTTGACTGGCCACATCCCGTCAAGCAAATTCTAAGCAAGCAGTGACACCTGAAATGTCAAACCTTAACAGCTGCTGTAAAGTGAGGCTCTCTTTCATATCGGCAGGGAAAGCCCGGAGGGAGTCAGAACGATAGTGAGGGTGTGGTTGAGAGTCAGAAGCCACTTGATTCAAAAGATCGCAACAACTGCTTACCCGCCACAATGTCCTGTGAGTCAGACCCTGAGCGGTCTCGACTTTCCCTCTCCCCCGCCTCCCGGCAAATACTCGCATCAAATGCGGACATCATACGGGAGGC belongs to Candidatus Cloacimonadota bacterium and includes:
- a CDS encoding DUF975 family protein → MAAPSPWASARCFLKSTAGRISNWRRCFPDSTIFGRALTAYLLILIYVLLWSLLLIVPGIIAAISYSMTYFIMADDPHISATDAMRRSREMMMGHKTEYFWLMLSFIGWFIISCFTCGLGFFFLSSYTTMASAIFYRKLKGDNTIIADTL